From Haemorhous mexicanus isolate bHaeMex1 chromosome 1, bHaeMex1.pri, whole genome shotgun sequence, one genomic window encodes:
- the LOC132324745 gene encoding uncharacterized protein LOC132324745 isoform X1: MHNCRTGLTVLLSGAAHEMEIDTADEVAIVGIGCNFPGGDGIDNFWKVLEEGKNCTVEIPPERFDAKEWYDADGNKPGKICTTRAALLDEFNSFDNHLFGINNMEAERMDPQQKLLIECTYKALEDAGVPVESISGSKTGVFIGLMNRDYEIITSRAVSEINHYDGTGTAMSIAANRVSFTFNLTGPSLTVDTACSSFLFALHYALQAIKSGDCEAAICGGVNCIIDPRTFVSLSKAKMISPEGISKPFSKKADGYGRGEGCGVVFLKPLKKAKEDYSKIWGVINVSAVNQNGRSTTPITRPSQIEQEKLLRSIYERHVDPSVVQYIEAHGTGTAAGDPTEAESLGSVISKNRSSRVSILKIGSVKGNIGHTESAAGAAGLIKVLLMMHHGKIVPSLHYSKEMSSIDTEKLKLAVATAVEPWEESSEYGRVAGINCFGFGGTNAHVVVRQVKQPEPLPAFKKPLELVLLSAASPKSLQMTMADTAEQLSTRNSVSLPSLAYTSACRRSHASYRYRKAFVTNSLQHLQQELKLAASAEPAMSKVEPQLVFVFCGNGVTLKELSEALLSSEPVFRDKCKEIEDLFQQHAAISLLPARNHSPKDLLNPELSQPLLFALQVAVASLLKHWGIKPVAVVGHSVGEVAAAHIAGYLSLADAVKVIYHRSRLQAKTPSGRMLVVGNIPVEEIAERLHPYSGKVCIAAFNSPISCTLSGSVEAVEAVQRELAEAFRQRNIFLHVLNVPAAYHSPSMDMILRELEKQIEPLEKQKGEMEVISTLTGMAASGNDFAQGKFWAQHTREPVAFTQAIQTAARGRENVVFVEISPHRALQRSIKETLGKGTKVFSSLQTDAEYQTLFTLVGNLFELGFNPNWQHFYNGYQSVPVAIPRYQFDRQKLMSCLDIHQQANQRGVRASHPLIYGINSDSLDFGCLVSQETTPYLYEHKNNGVALVPGAFYVELALASVISSLEPKVPLSTCQLSISFSAPCVLTQNSQMLGVKLSPQKAMTTFEVLSSSNAVYASGQVVKGLEGVVEESSISFQAIYRRCKSVISREELYEALSQVGFQYGSIFRQLSDVHYCQELKEAITSIKVNEETAGDMYSYCIHPVLLDCFLQMTAVLTSRTLHSRAGFPSGIGSLVVLRPLQEEMMIYMRMSKSTGNCLEVCGCFVDKHGSVLAELKRVAITFMKESSSRDNEFLFQNKWKEVSLSQTIGHLGFKPRVLVFADKFGIAEQLKKHLHPASRYVMYEGWECLVEGETQNKMRAEVKDYDEILFLWGIQKVNEDSPRKAVDQLAKCCEAFRQVVVALREKMSRGSVRVITYRTTERYVDHVNCGFALYGMTRTCTVEVPEITFQLIDLGSSTSLDISVLADVLVRYKGGDYPEVCISQGRIYVSEIRRTPFVDADYIQPIRSLQKSQSFTLYTSDPYTAKDLSGELSISPATHLDKQSVEIQVDKICLHSEDYFPVSVSSCNFGNTLYWNSQAGDKHRLLALDFSGTVTATGSDVKKVKVGDHVVSCYPTAASSRVQIPGTVCFHARKFPFLQNVPCVSYFIIAWEIFTQRLPKGKHGRTLGIITTEPSSVLCHVLSAAAEEMGWRTVLAKPTPNLFQYINLCSALVILPPVNRLSQEDLAQMSFLKDVVIVCGSQQSECIQNVSEIDHENVSFHILAVASLFRKAPLKEVQKTVHAWISSVDMKRFRNLSGSVFQQTENFEGLNSVMSYFTCPSVLLAVLGRQKDISVLSDIPLYEPQKQLFKQNAVYVVAGGLTGLGFETVKFIAENGGRCIAILSRRIPSSEKQEELRALQQQYKGSKVVSVQCDVASSNDVEKAFQSIANTFVGSPIKGVFQSAVALHDGHLEVLKLADFHKVLSPKVAGTLNLHWATRDQELDYFVCYSSVTSFLGNATQTNYAAANSFQDVFCLYRRNCGLSGQAINWGALNLGILLNQNHIQSILGSKGIDILQVHEIHDCLRKTLLINSPQQAVVKLNFQTLYHHVFSQITSLKSRFISLMSEDFKNKIETSEETEVPETTFLKSEDYITSLVSDLTGVNADELTMNTPLSSLGMDSMLAMTVQNRVFRERKVDIPIVKLLDPHTTLSSLVVVLEETSDANGTVEKKNAVVESAENGSWL, encoded by the exons ATGCATAATTGTAGGACTGGACTGACAGTGCTTCTGTCTGGTGCAGCCCATGAGATGGAGATCGATACTGCAGATGAAGTTGCTATTGTTGGAATAGGATGCAACTTTCCTGGAG GAGATGGAATTGACAATTTCTGGAAAGTCCTGGAGGAAGGCAAAAACTGCACCGTAGAAATCCCCCCCGAGAGATTTGATGCCAAGGAGTGGTATGATGCAGATGGTAACAAGCCAGGAAAAATATGCACAACACGAGCTGCTCTTCTCGATGA ATTTAATTCATTTGACAACCACCTGTTTGGTATTAATAATATGGAAGCAGAACGCATGGATCCGCAACAGAAATTACTGATAGAGTGCACATATAAAGCCCTGGAGGATGCAGGAGTCCCTGTGGAATCTATCAGTGGCTCCAAAACAGGTGTTTTTATTG GTCTCATGAATCGAGACTATGAAATCATaaccagcagagctgtgagtgaAATAAATCATTATGATGGTACTGGAACAGCAATGAGCATTGCTGCCAACAGGGTGTCTTTCACCTTTAATCTTACTGGACCGTCTCTGACTGTCGACACTGCGTGTTCGTCTTTCCTTTTTGCCCTGCACTACGCCTTGCAAGCCATTAAATCAG GAGACTGTGAGGCAGCAATCTGTGGTGGGGTGAACTGCATCATTGATCCCCGGACCTTTGTATCTCTCAGTAAAGCCAAAATGATCTCTCCGGAGGGCATAAGCAAACCCTTCTCCAAAAAAGCAGATGGCTATGGAAGGGGAGAAGGCTGCGGTGTTGTTTTCCTTAAACCACTGAAAAAG GCAAAGGAAGATTACAGCAAAATCTGGGGTGTGATAAACGTCAGTGCAGTCAATCAGAATGGCAGGTCCACAACTCCAATCACGAGACCATCTCAAATAGAGCAAGAGAAGTTGCTGCGCAGCATTTATGAACGTCATGTTGATCCCTCAGTTGTGCAGTACATTGAAGCCCATGGCACAGGAACTGCTGCTGGAGATCCTACAGAAGCTGAGAGCCTGGGGAGTGTCATTAGCAAAAACAGGTCTTCTCGAGTCTCCATTCTGAAAATCGGTTCAGTGAAAGGAAATATTGGACACACTGaatcagctgctggagcagccggGTTAATCAAAGTGCTCCTGATGATGCATCATGGAAAGATTGTTCCATCCTTGCATTACTCAAAGGAGATGAGCAGCATCGATACAGAGAAATTAAAGCTTGCAGTTGCCACAGCTGTAGAGCCCTGGGAAGAATCCAGTGAGTATGGAAGAGTAGCTGGCATCAACTGCTTTGGATTTGGAGGAACCAATGCTCATGTTGTGGTCAGGCAGGTGAAGCAGCCAGAGCCTCTTCCTGCCTTTAAGAAGCCTCTGGAGTTAGttctgctgtcagcagcatCCCCTAAGTCTCTTCAGATGACAATGGCCgacacagctgagcagctgagCACAAGGAACTCTGTAAGTCTCCCAAGCCTGGCCTATACTTCTGCCTGCAGAAGAAGCCACGCCAGCTACAGGTACCGAAAAGCATTTGTCACAAATTCCCTCCAACACTTGCAGCAAGAGCTGAAGCTGGCAGCGAGTGCAGAACCTGCCATGTCCAAAGTGGAACCACagctggtgtttgtgttctgcGGCAACGGCGTAACGCTGAAGGAGCTCAGTGAGGCACTGCTGAGCTCAGAGCCGGTGTTCAGAGACAAGTGTAAGGAAATAGAAGACCTTTTTCAGCAGCACGCTGCCATCAGCCTCCTGCCGGCAAGGAATCATAGCCCAAAGGACTTGTTGAATCCAGAGCTTTCTCAGCCCTTGCTGTTTGCCCTGCAGGTTGCTGTAGCTTCCCTCCTGAAGCACTGGGGTATTAAGCCCGTTGCTGTTGTTGGCCACTCGGTGGGGGAAGTTGCTGCTGCACACATTGCTGGGTACCTGTCCCTGGCAGATGCGGTCAAAGTGATTTATCACCggagcaggctgcaggcaaAGACTCCCAGCGGCAGAATGCTGGTGGTTGGAAACATCCCCGTTGAAGAGATTGCTGAACGCCTGCATCCCTACTCAGGAAAGGTGTGCATTGCCGCTTTCAACAGCCCCATTTCCTGCACCTTGTCTGGGAGTGTAGAGGCTGTGGAAGCTGTCCAGAGAGAGTTAGCTGAAGCTTTCAGACAGAGAAACATCTTTCTTCATGTTTTAAATGTTCCAGCTGCGTaccacagccccagcatggaTATGATActcagggagctggagaagcagatAGAGCCTTTAGAAAAGCAGAAGGGGGAAATGGAAGTGATTTCAACATTGACTGGCATGGCTGCATCTGGAAATGACTTTGCTCAGGGCAAATTCTGGGCTCAGCATACTCGTGAGCCTGTTGCTTTCACACAAGCCATCCAAACTGCAGCCAGAGGCAGGGAAAACGTGGTGTTTGTGGAAATAAGTCCTCACCGAGCCCTGCAGCGAAGCATAAAAGAAACACTAGGGAAAGGCACAAAGGTGTTCTCCTCTTTGCAAACAGATGCAGAATATCAGACACTCTTCACCCTGGTAGGAAATCTGTTTGAATTGGGATTTAATCCCAACTGGCAGCACTTTTATAACGGGTATCAAAGTGTTCCTGTGGCCATTCCTCGATATCAATTTGATCGCCAAAAACTCATGAGTTGCCTGGATATCCATCAGCAAGCAAACCAAAGAGGTGTCAGAGCCAGTCATCCTTTGATTTATGGCATAAACAGTGACAGCTTGGACTTTGGCTGCCTGGTGTCCCAGGAAACGACACCGTACTTATATGAGCACAAGAACAATGGGGTGGCCTTAGTCCCTGGTGCTTTCTATGTGGAGCTTGCTCTGGCCTCTGTGATCAGCAGCTTAGAACCTAAAGTGCCTCTGAGCACCTGCCAGCTGAGTATCAGTTTTTCTGCACCATGTGTTCTTACACAGAATTCCCAAATGCTGGGTGTCAAGCTGAGTCCACAAAAAGCCATGACAACCTTTGAGGTTCTCTCTTCCTCCAACGCAGTTTATGCTTCTGGCCAAGTGGTAAAGGGGCTTGAAGGTGTGGTGGAAGAAAGCAGCATCTCCTTCCAAGCCATCTATCGAAGATGCAAGTCAGTGATTAGCAGAGAGGAGCTTTATGAAGCACTGTCTCAGGTTGGCTTTCAGTATGGCTCCATATTCAGGCAGCTCAGTGATGTGCATTATTGCCAGGAGCTAAAGGAAGCTATAACAAGTATAAAGGTGAATGAGGAGACGGCCGGAGACATGTACAGCTACTGTATCCACCCAGTGCTGCTCGACTGTTTTCTGCAGATGACTGCTGTCCTGACCTCAAGGACACTCCACTCCAGAGCAGGCTTTCCTTCAGGGATAGGAAGCCTGGTGGTGCTCCGCCCGCTGCAGGAGGAAATGATGATATACATGAGAATGAGCAAATCCACTGGGAACTGCCTTGAGGTCTGTGGATGTTTTGTGGACAAACACGGCTCTGTGTTGGCTGAGCTCAAGCGTGTTGCCATCACTTTCATGAAGGAATCGTCTTCCAGAGACAATGAGtttctgtttcaaaacaaaTGGAAAGAAGTCTCTCTTTCACAGACAATTGGACATCTGGGGTTTAAGCCCAGAGTCCTTGTGTTTGCAGACAAATTTGGGATAGCTGAGCAGCTCAAGAAACACTTGCACCCTGCTTCGAGATATGTCATGTATGAAGGCTGGGAATGCCTCGTGGAAGGcgaaacacagaataaaatgaGAGCAGAGGTTAAGGATTATGATGAAATTCTCTTCCTGTGGGGAATTCAAAAGGTAAATGAAGATTCCCCAAGGAAAGCAGTAGATCAGTTGGCAAAGTGCTGCGAAGCCTTTCGCCAGGTAGTGGTGGCACTAAGAGAGAAGATGTCTCGCGGTTCTGTCAGAGTGATCACCTACAGAACAACAGAGAGATATGTGGACCACGTTAACTGTGGGTTTGCATTGTATGGCATGACCAGAACCTGTACTGTTGAAGTTCCAGAAATCACCTTTCAGTTGATTGACCTCGGTTCTTCCACTTCCCTGGACATCTCAGTGTTAGCAGATGTTCTTGTCAGATACAAAGGTGGGGACTATCCAGAGGTCTGCATCAGCCAGGGAAGAATTTACGTGTCCGAAATCAGACGCACACCTTTTGTAGATGCAGATTATATCCAACCCATAAGATCACTCCAGAAATCACAGTCATTCACTTTGTACACTTCTGATCCATACACAGCAAAAGACTTGTCTGGAGAATTATCCATCAGTCCGGCTACTCACCTTGACAAACAGAGTGTTGAAATTCAAGTGGATAAAATTTGTCTGCACTCAGAAGATTATTTTCCCGTTAGTGTTTCCAGCTGCAACTTTGGTAATACACTGTATTGGAACTCCCAGGCAGGAGACAAACACAGGCTTCTAGCTCTTGATTTCAGTGGCACAGTCACTGCAACAGGCAGTGATGTGAAAAAAGTGAAAGTGGGAGATCATGTGGTTTCATGTTATCCCACTGCTGCATCATCCAGAGTCCAGATTCCAGGAACAGTTTGTTTCCATGCAAGGAAATTCCCATTCCTCCAGAATGTCCCTTGTGTGTCATACTTCATCATTGCATGGGAAATCTTCACTCAGAGGTTACCCAAAGGAAAACATGGCAGAACATTGGGTATTATTACTACAGAGCCATCCTCGGTTTTGTGCCACgttctttctgcagcagccgAAGAGATGGGTTGGAGAACAGTCCTTGCAAAGCCCACTCCTAACCTGTTCCAGTATATCAACTTGTGCAGTGCCCTTGTTATTCTTCCTCCAGTCAACAGACTGTCTCAGGAGGACCTGGCCCAAATGTCCTTTCTTAAAGATGTGGTGATCGTGTGTGGCAGTCAACAGTCGGAATGCATCCAGAATGTCAGTGAAATTGATCATGAAAACGTCAGCTTTCATATCCTGGCTGTTGCCAGCCTTTTCCGGAAAGCGCCTCTAAAGGAAGTGCAGAAGACTGTACATGCCTGGATCAGTTCCGTGGATATGAAACGGTTTAGAAATCTTTCAGGTTCTGTTTTTCAGCAGACTGAGAACTTTGAAGGGCTAAATTCTGTGATGTCCTATTTCACCTGCCCTTCTGTCCTGCTTGCTGTCCTGGGAAGGCAGAAGGACATCAGTGTGCTTTCAGATATCCCGCTGTACGAGCCCCAGAAGCAGCTGTTCAAGCAGAATGCCGTTTATGTAGTCGCTGGAGGGCTCACTGGACTTGGCTTTGAAACGGTGAAATTCATAGCCGAGAACGGGGGACGGTGTATTGCAATTCTGTCCAGGAGAATTCCCAGCAGTGAGAAGCAAGAAGAGTTAAGGGCTTTGCAGCAGCAGTACAAAGGGAGCAAAGTAGTGTCTGTGCAGTGTGATGTGGCTTCGAGCAATGATGTTGAGAAAGCTTTCCAGTCCATTGCCAACACCTTTGTGGGGAGTCCGATCAAAGGGGTGTTCCAAAGTGCTGTTGCTTTACATGACGGCCACCTTGAAGTGCTGAAGCTGGCTGACTTCCACAAAGTGCTGAGCCCAAAAGTAGCAGGGACCCTCAATCTTCACTGGGCTACCAGAGACCAGGAGCTTGACTACTTTGTGTGCTACTCCTCTGTTACTTCCTTTCTGGGCAATGCCACCCAAACAAACTATGCAGCTGCAAACTCTTTCCAGGATGTCTTCTGCCTCTACAGGAGGAACTGTGGGCTCTCAGGCCAGGCCATTAACTGGGGTGCTTTGAACCTTGGCATTCTGCTCAACCAAAACCACATTCAGAGCATTCTGGGATCCAAGGGCATAGACATTCTGCAAGTGCATGAAATTCATGACTGTCTCAGGAAGACCTTACTTATAAACAGCCCGCAGCAAGCTGTGGTCAAATTGAACTTTCAAACTTTGTATCATCATGTTTTTAGTCAGATTACTTCTCTCAAAAGTCGCTTCATATCACTTATGTCAGAAGATTTCAAGAACAAGATTGAAACGTCTGAGGAAACTGAAGTCCCAGAGACCACCTTTCTCAAATCTGAGGATTACATCACCTCACTGGTGAGTGACCTCACAGGAGTGAACGCAGATGAACTAACCATGAATACGCCACTTTCGTCTTTGGGCATGGACTCTATGTTAGCCATGACAGTTCAGAACCGTGTCTTTCGGGAGCGAAAGGTGGACATTCCCATTGTGAAACTGCTTGATCCTCACACAACTCTGTCAAGTTTAGTGGTGGTGTTAGAAGAAACAAGCGATGCAAATGGAACAGTTGAAAAGAAGAATGCTGTGGTTGAAAGTGCAGAAAATGGGAGCTGGCTATAG